Proteins found in one Amblyraja radiata isolate CabotCenter1 chromosome 45, sAmbRad1.1.pri, whole genome shotgun sequence genomic segment:
- the LOC116968640 gene encoding histone H3.3A: MARTKQTARKSTGGKAPRKQLATKAARKSAPSTGGVKKPHRYRPGTVALREIRRYQKSTELLIRKLPFQRLVREIAQDFKTDLRFQSAAIGALQEASEAYLVGLFEDTNLCAIHAKRVTIMPKDIQLARRIRGERA, from the exons ATGGCACGTACCAAGCAGACAGCTCGTAAATCTACCGGCGGCAAGGCCCCTCGCAAGCAGCTGGCCACCAAAGCAGCGCGCAAAAGTGCGCCGTCAACTGGGGGTGTCAAGAAACCCCATCGCTACAG GCCAGGGACTGTGGCCTTGCGCGAGATCCGCCGTTACCAGAAATCGACGGAGCTGCTGATCCGCAAGCTGCCCTTCCAGCGCCTGGTGCGTGAAATCGCCCAGGACTTCAAGACGGACCTGCGCTTCCAAAGTGCAGCGATCGGCGCCCTCCAG GAGGCGAGCGAGGCCTACCTTGTCGGCCTCTTTGAGGACACCAACCTGTGCGCCATCCACGCCAAGCGAGTCACCATCATGCCCAAGGACATCCAGCTGGCGCGTCGCATccgcggcgagcgggcctga